The nucleotide sequence cctccgggcgccccgacCCTTGTTTTCCAACGGTttccttcctacaagaaaacattagtccgaggcaaatatatatcctgcaaataGAGTGTAAGCACAGTTtatcatcaaataaaatattaattagattctgtctcctcgagatcggaatctagtcacaatctcgacttagatatccgaaatcgatctaagccggatcgacgcctaatgttctcgtcccgggaacgcgtcctcacagtcactccctccaatgacttaccctcacttacctgccagacgtccggtcagcccttcaacccgtctaggcatcgtgccagctatccggtcagcccgtcgacctagctggatttcgtgtcAAACGTTCTGTCAGCCCATCgatccgtttggacttcgtgccagctatccggttggcctgttggcctagctgggcttcgtgccagacatcaggtcagcccgtcgacctgtctgggcttctcctgcacactcggttagagtgttagataacaacgaaactaacttaatctattttatgattcatcaaaacttgagttagaccgttagtgctaatcgcaccaacaagTACTTCCTCCGTCAACATTCCCGCCTCCTCAACAACCTCCCATCTattcagcttccggacgggatcaacatATAACAATGCCTAGTTGCAATACTAATTAGTTACTAAAATTTAGAGCATGTAAGCTTTAAGTTGTTCATATCTTATGGAGTTTTTATGTGTTTCTTCACCtgtaaacttaactttaaacatTCAATTAATCAAGAAAAGAAACCTTCCAAACAATAAGATCATTATTCATCCGTTTTGAGGATATGAAATTGCACATGATTACATGAACAAATCACCACCAAAATACACGGTTGAATCAGCACCTCCCCCAATTCCTGCATCTTGTTGGGAGAATTGGAAGTCGAAAATGTCACTGGGCCAGAATTCGTCGGTCTCAAAGCTTGCTAGCTGCTTGAAAAAATCCTGATCTTCAATCGAATGTGAGAAAGAAGCATCTAGTATCTTGTCTTCATCATTGATCACTACTGCTTCTGTGCAATCCTTTCTACTCTCACGTTCACTTAATGGAGTCGACTCACTCGTGCAAGTTAAGCTCTTGCACTTGGCCGTCCCCGACTTGACGTCGGGCTTCTTCTTCAGCACGGTGTTCCAGTAGTTTTTGATCTCATTATCTGTTCGACCGGGCAGTCGCCCGGCTATCAAAGACCACCTGCAAGTTTTAACGTCGTTCCAACTTAAATGGCTAGCGAGAAGCGCACTCCATAAACATACAAACACACATGACCACCTGTTTCCCAAGAGGTTATGGAGTCTAACAATGAGGTCCTCTTCGTCTTCCGATATGTTCCCCCTCTTGATGTCCGGCCGTAGGTAGTTCATCCATCGATGCCGGCAGCTTCTGGAGCACCGATTCAGGCCTAAGGCAAAACCCCAAAACCGATCAGAGGCATGCATGCACAGAATTAGCTAATCGCTATATAATTAAATGGAGATGTCGAGAGATGAATGAATTGTAACCTGAAGCTTTGGTAACCTTTCCCCACTTGCCTACGCCATGAGCTGCCACATAATCCAGCAGGATCTTGTCTTCGGCAGCAGTCCATGAGCCTCGGTTGAACCCTAGTTTACTAGGAGGTGAGGTTTTCTTGCTGTCCATGTTTAATTGAGAGGAGAGCGGGGTGTGCATGGCCGATGCTCCGCAGCTAGGGAGATGAGCAGTCTTTTTATAGCTAGCAAGGGAGATGAGCAGTGAGAGGGCTACGGTGGTTGAAGTGGGCATTCTATCTCGTTGAGGGGCAGCGCCGTGGAAAAGTCTTCGTTTCCATTAACGtcaaagagaaagagagagagagactgCTCAGTGATCATTGGTCTTGTCCTTGTGGGGATTGCTCATGTCATGCTTGTTACCGCTAGCTAGAAACTTGGTCTGATCTATCCAACTGGCTAGATTTGGTTTTGGTtccttctcttttattttattggcCTACTTGATTCGACTAGCTTATAAATCCGGACTGGCCATGTCAACTCGATTGACTTCGAAATAGAAATTAATTTATGAATCTcactaaataatttaatttaggaaaaaaaataggTTAAACTTATTTAGgcttataattattttaataagatgaaatTCTATTTTGATATCACCTTTTGGTTGTTTTTCCCCTCAAAATTTAATAATAGAATAGTCATAAAAACTTGCAAACTTGTTAGTTGGCTATACCATATTAATGGAATAGCTGTCTACACAAATTTAGTACCAACAATGGAGTTATTTTTGATAGGGAATCAACGTTGGATCGCACATCTCATTTAATATTTATATCATTATTGTATGGATGATGGGATGCATTCAATCTCATAACAAGATTAATCAGGTTGATCGAGCTcaggttaatttaagtttagattttaaCATTTGATCAAGATTATCAAATTCTTAATTAGAAGCCAAAAGTCCAAAATAAAAGAGTATGTCAAGATTAATCGAATATTTGGTGATTAAAAATCTAATAGAAAATTGAtaagagaaaagttcaagtgggttaagATAAATCAGGCACTTAGCGATCAAAAGTTTAACAAAAAAATTGACAAGAAAAAAATCCAAGTGTGTCGTCATAAAGAATTAGACCCTTGACATAAAAAAATCTTGACAGATCAAACTTGATCAGATGCTAGATAATAACGATTAAGTTACTGAATTGGCTCTTAGATTAGTAATACAACAGCTCTGAAAAAGGAAATAGACATAGACCATGACTTAATTCTTATAGATGCTGATGAAGATAATTAACTTGAATTTGCCCCATAAGACGTGAGAAGCCACATCTTTTGgtatattattttgattttggATTCAGGAAATTTAGGAGTTATCACAGACCCAAATATTAACTGGTAGATGCAGCAATAATTTCTTTCAGTCTCAAACTTTGGTATTTATTGGGAAAAATGATGTCCTCTGTTGATAAAAGCCACAGGTATGATGAAAGTTCTGGCAAGTTTATTGGGAATGAATATTTTCTCCATGCTGATGGTCCAATATATGCATGCTCTTTCTGCTGATACAGTAGCTTTTTTGGCAAATACTAGGAATGATAGGTTAGTCAGTTCATTGTGTCCCTTAGTTAATCTTGATGGAGAATGCATGGTGAAAATTGGAATAACAAAACTTATTAGTTGGCTATTATGGGGCCACCATATTAATGGTTTTCTTTGGCAAAAATGGAATAGCTGTTGATCCAAATTTAGAGTTGTTTTCATGGGGAATCAACATTAAATCTCACatctcatttattttattttattttatttgctaaCTCAGTATCAGCATGACCACATTAAAAGTTTGGGTATTGCTAAATgaccagaatctggccagctaaaatatatgcatgcatgcatatatATGGATATTTTAGTAATTTTATATGGCCatattaattatatgcatgtaCATACATGCATTTTAATTGGGAGATAAAGATTTCCATCTGTTACCAAATAAATAATATCCAACGTCTTATATTTATGATTTCACTTGAATTGTTGAGattcaactctctctctctctctctctctctctctctatatatatatatatatatatatatatatatatatatatatatatatatatataaataaaaggacTAATGGAGTGCGACATTAGAGAAAACAGCCCATTTATTTATTAAACAAAATAGATTTGATTTCGGTTTAATTTATAGGATTTTGTGTTTCATGACATAAAATAATGTGTTAATTagttattttgattttaatatttttgtacGAAAACATGGTTTTATGGTGTGTAATGCCTTTTGTGGATTTTGTGTTAATTAAAGTAataattaaaacattttttttagaaTAATATTTTTCAGCTAATTTACTATATTACGTAgtcaactaaaaataaataaataaaggaaaataattcaatcataatttaaattttatataaaattctaGTCAAAAAATCATTTGTTTTTACTCTCTAATTAAATATAATAGAcatcaatttatttaattatccctgaatttagaaaaaaaattatattaaatagaaaaaaatcataattagtttaataaaaaatatatttaattttaatttaaaatactaaatttaacaaaaattcTACTATCGAAGCAATATAGaagataattttaataaaaaatataatttaaaatgctgaatttgagaaaaattatatttatttttaaatttttttactcatATGAGGAAAAATTAGATAATACAAGTTAAAGTAAACAAaactaaagtttttttttctcccATTAACCTATATTTAAACCACGCATATAagttttatatttatcaaaataaatttattttctaaaataattttttg is from Zingiber officinale cultivar Zhangliang chromosome 7B, Zo_v1.1, whole genome shotgun sequence and encodes:
- the LOC122004741 gene encoding transcription factor MYB114-like, translating into MHTPLSSQLNMDSKKTSPPSKLGFNRGSWTAAEDKILLDYVAAHGVGKWGKVTKASGLNRCSRSCRHRWMNYLRPDIKRGNISEDEEDLIVRLHNLLGNRWSLIAGRLPGRTDNEIKNYWNTVLKKKPDVKSGTAKCKSLTCTSESTPLSERESRKDCTEAVVINDEDKILDASFSHSIEDQDFFKQLASFETDEFWPSDIFDFQFSQQDAGIGGGADSTVYFGGDLFM